Proteins found in one Anaerobacillus alkaliphilus genomic segment:
- a CDS encoding S-layer homology domain-containing protein, with protein sequence MRSMKKVFISFMVLLLMFSVTPFTQVGAAKSLTKGTLIEELPRNNQITEELIESLEEQPEEHNETLETNLLASPENTDSSTSSEIKNIGVAITQWLVDETRNYIYAISRDENKLLFIKLTDLTIEKELSIGSSPIDLAIHNGQLYVSLAGSTTIAVVDLDLKSVISHLNVIGNPTRLGFDEKHLYYKGFVNSTISFYQYDLSNDSVKELPIRYYTSDFAVDSENRIFYASSYSSGSHLLAYSLDTFEKIDQTDYRDGYGFSFASNIHLHTEDIYFATRRLDKSNLKTIHGYYYNDEKSGLGEVSHVSDNFIITTSYNISDVFDKNTYQHITTLPFASSLLHLDESGYIYMFNTSTKSIHKQTIDLSLPESEYRYEQNKIFFDSHIVDWVYDSKTNVIYALNRANNNLLFIDVKTFQVMKEITVGSRPTSINLYDDKLYITLWGATKIAILDLKAPTPTVEEIIVEQDPYRLAVTKDRVFYSGQDQWQYLRVYDFNKKSIELVTNNRYYSPNLTVDHTRNQIFVGDFWDLYSIDLNTYSQKATVKSAGSRIIVDGNDVFNGTQRRSASNLATLYGSYTGTDFTGHITYVHKNEVYTSKAVFDKGTYTKKVDLPFETSLLVVDSEDNIIIYDPNEKSMSKVASIEELNQKTLISTLVLNSEINLFENETEQVIITGIFADKHRYYLTGPLQNNEANLTFRVNDPTIASIDENGIVTAKKQGYTYISIYHNGKFLGWFHVSVTKDPKISKIIINGPSEIVVGSKNQYQISLAYQDNVAINITGQSRFRSSNSNVATITPTGLITAVSPGQTLISFSHKGESTVFFVTVLAEPKFEGLYIEQPSYKLTKGTTNQTLAVAVYTDKFVDVTEQVTYTSNDTSVATVDRKGLVTGLKKGTATITLTYLSQTWDVRVEVIDDVKINEIYIVSDPYYYSGETGELGAVAIFSDGNVVDISSEVKFESSSRQVIGVDTFGNLMALKTGTSTIKASYGSMTGEKAIDVEPNTLQELRIEEDATSIELTNVGSTKQLTIIAEYEYTPDVVFTDKVTYSSTDAQVVTITPTGLLTGQKTGAAYILVEYRGYTLTLLVKVGDYQGPIPLPPVPDPGQIPVPPPPPGPMPIPPGPSPAPAPGPVPGPGPGPGPGPGGVPVPRPAPPLLGPGPEKVTFKDMENHWARNTVEAMVTRGIIKGVTEDTFAPEKAITRAEFVALLARALELPISDYNQTFSDVPEKAWYALEVEAAQKAGLITGNAGKFNPNNSITREAMATMVVRALEYKNVTLPAPGMINFNDASEVSTWARDSVAIANQLGIVTGMTSQKFFPNLVANRAQAAVMVYRLLEKI encoded by the coding sequence GTGCGGTCAATGAAAAAAGTATTCATTAGCTTTATGGTTTTGCTACTTATGTTTAGTGTTACTCCATTTACTCAGGTTGGAGCTGCCAAAAGTTTGACGAAAGGAACGTTAATTGAGGAATTACCACGAAATAATCAAATTACAGAGGAATTAATTGAGAGTCTAGAAGAGCAACCAGAAGAACATAATGAGACACTAGAAACCAATTTGCTTGCATCACCAGAGAATACAGACTCAAGTACAAGCTCAGAGATTAAAAACATCGGGGTAGCGATTACCCAATGGTTAGTTGATGAAACGAGAAATTATATTTATGCGATTTCTAGAGATGAAAATAAACTTTTATTTATTAAATTGACAGATTTAACAATCGAAAAGGAGTTATCGATTGGTTCTTCACCAATAGATTTAGCTATTCATAATGGTCAGTTGTATGTATCGCTAGCGGGAAGTACTACAATTGCTGTTGTAGATCTTGATTTAAAAAGCGTAATTAGTCATTTAAACGTAATTGGTAATCCAACTAGATTAGGGTTTGACGAAAAGCATCTCTATTACAAAGGCTTCGTTAATAGTACTATTTCTTTTTATCAGTATGACTTATCGAACGATTCTGTAAAAGAACTACCTATTCGGTATTATACTTCCGATTTTGCAGTTGACTCAGAGAATAGAATTTTTTATGCGAGTTCATATTCTTCAGGTTCACATCTGTTAGCTTATTCCCTTGACACCTTTGAAAAAATAGACCAAACAGATTATCGCGATGGGTATGGCTTTAGTTTTGCAAGTAACATCCATCTTCACACCGAAGATATTTATTTTGCTACAAGGAGACTGGATAAGAGTAACTTAAAAACGATCCACGGCTATTATTATAATGATGAAAAGTCTGGTCTTGGTGAAGTTAGCCATGTTTCGGATAACTTTATTATTACTACTAGTTATAACATTAGTGACGTGTTTGATAAAAATACCTATCAACACATTACTACGCTGCCTTTCGCTTCAAGCTTATTGCATTTGGACGAGTCTGGGTATATTTATATGTTTAATACTTCAACCAAATCTATTCATAAGCAGACAATCGATTTATCATTGCCTGAAAGTGAATATCGTTATGAGCAAAATAAGATCTTTTTTGATAGTCATATCGTTGATTGGGTTTATGATTCAAAAACAAATGTAATCTATGCACTAAATAGAGCGAATAATAACTTACTATTCATTGATGTAAAAACATTTCAAGTAATGAAAGAAATCACTGTTGGTTCTAGGCCAACTAGTATTAACCTCTATGATGACAAGTTATATATTACCTTATGGGGTGCTACGAAAATAGCAATCCTTGATTTAAAAGCCCCAACCCCAACCGTTGAGGAAATTATTGTTGAACAAGATCCATACAGGTTAGCGGTTACGAAAGATAGAGTATTCTACAGTGGTCAAGATCAGTGGCAATACCTTAGAGTCTATGACTTTAACAAGAAATCAATCGAACTAGTAACGAATAACAGATATTATAGTCCGAATTTAACAGTGGATCACACGAGAAATCAGATATTTGTGGGGGACTTCTGGGACTTATACAGTATTGACTTGAATACTTATTCCCAAAAAGCTACGGTAAAATCAGCAGGATCTCGGATCATTGTTGATGGTAATGATGTCTTTAATGGGACACAAAGGAGAAGTGCATCGAATTTAGCTACTTTATATGGTAGCTACACTGGAACTGATTTTACAGGACATATTACGTATGTCCATAAGAATGAGGTTTATACCTCAAAAGCTGTCTTTGATAAGGGTACTTATACGAAAAAAGTTGACCTGCCGTTTGAAACAAGTTTACTAGTTGTAGACTCCGAGGATAATATCATCATCTACGACCCTAACGAGAAAAGTATGTCAAAAGTAGCTTCTATTGAAGAGCTAAATCAAAAAACACTTATCAGTACTTTGGTTCTTAATAGTGAGATAAATCTTTTCGAAAATGAAACAGAACAAGTAATTATTACAGGAATATTTGCAGATAAGCATCGGTATTACTTAACAGGCCCACTTCAAAATAACGAGGCTAATCTAACATTTAGGGTCAATGATCCAACGATTGCTTCCATTGATGAAAATGGCATTGTAACAGCAAAAAAACAGGGCTATACCTATATATCAATTTATCACAATGGAAAATTCTTAGGCTGGTTCCATGTTTCAGTAACAAAAGATCCGAAAATCTCTAAAATCATCATTAATGGTCCAAGCGAGATCGTTGTCGGTTCAAAAAATCAATACCAAATATCTTTAGCATACCAAGACAATGTAGCGATCAACATAACGGGGCAATCTAGATTTAGATCTAGCAATTCTAATGTTGCGACTATCACCCCTACAGGGTTAATAACAGCGGTTAGTCCCGGTCAAACGTTAATATCCTTCTCACATAAAGGAGAAAGTACTGTTTTTTTTGTAACAGTTTTAGCAGAGCCTAAATTTGAGGGGCTATACATTGAGCAGCCTAGCTATAAACTAACAAAAGGAACCACCAACCAAACCTTGGCAGTCGCTGTTTATACGGATAAATTCGTAGATGTGACAGAACAAGTCACGTATACATCGAATGATACTAGTGTGGCGACGGTTGATAGAAAAGGATTAGTTACAGGTCTAAAAAAAGGAACAGCAACGATAACGTTAACTTATTTAAGTCAGACATGGGATGTTAGGGTAGAGGTAATTGACGATGTCAAAATTAATGAGATTTATATCGTCTCAGACCCTTATTACTATAGTGGGGAAACTGGCGAACTAGGAGCTGTAGCCATTTTCTCTGACGGGAACGTCGTCGATATTTCATCAGAGGTAAAGTTTGAAAGTTCTTCTAGGCAAGTTATTGGAGTTGATACATTTGGCAATCTCATGGCGTTGAAGACTGGTACATCAACAATAAAAGCAAGCTATGGTAGCATGACCGGAGAAAAAGCCATTGATGTAGAACCCAACACTCTTCAAGAACTAAGAATTGAGGAAGATGCAACAAGTATTGAGTTGACCAATGTTGGCTCTACTAAACAATTAACGATTATTGCCGAATATGAGTACACTCCTGATGTTGTTTTTACGGATAAGGTAACCTACAGCTCTACTGATGCACAGGTGGTTACTATCACGCCTACAGGCTTACTTACCGGTCAAAAAACTGGTGCTGCTTATATCCTGGTGGAGTATAGGGGCTATACCTTGACTTTGCTTGTAAAGGTTGGCGATTACCAAGGACCGATACCACTTCCACCAGTACCAGATCCAGGTCAAATACCTGTTCCGCCACCGCCACCGGGACCAATGCCAATTCCACCGGGGCCTTCACCAGCACCGGCACCTGGGCCAGTGCCAGGACCAGGACCGGGCCCAGGACCAGGGCCAGGGGGAGTGCCAGTTCCGCGACCAGCACCACCACTACTTGGACCTGGACCGGAAAAAGTAACTTTTAAAGATATGGAAAACCATTGGGCGAGAAATACAGTAGAAGCAATGGTGACTAGAGGTATTATTAAAGGAGTTACAGAAGATACCTTTGCTCCGGAAAAAGCGATTACACGTGCAGAATTTGTAGCGTTGTTAGCGAGGGCATTAGAACTCCCAATTTCCGACTATAATCAAACATTTAGTGACGTCCCTGAGAAGGCTTGGTACGCACTAGAAGTTGAAGCAGCCCAAAAAGCTGGGTTAATAACAGGAAATGCAGGGAAGTTCAATCCGAATAACTCTATCACCAGAGAAGCGATGGCCACGATGGTTGTTAGAGCACTTGAGTATAAAAATGTTACTCTCCCAGCTCCGGGAATGATTAACTTTAATGATGCTTCAGAAGTCTCCACTTGGGCTAGAGACTCTGTTGCAATAGCTAATCAGTTAGGAATAGTAACCGGCATGACAAGCCAGAAGTTTTTTCCGAATTTAGTAGCAAACAGAGCCCAAGCAGCAGTGATGGTTTATAGGTTACTGGAAAAGATTTAG
- a CDS encoding IS110 family transposase, which translates to MVYTLLNHIQGKKGSRWAKFLQTAGLENILIVAVDAAKYTHKAMICTFYGEILKKPFEFDASLTGHNQLISQIEKVSQETGKQSIVIGIETTGHYYEDLVRHWQGNSYYVRIINAATTSEERKALLNRSKTDNLDLLAITQSVINGRGTSSELPSGSVHELQKLTRARRTIVQEKTALQNEIRVHIDHIFREFQGMSIWRDGKRVHVQPFEKLFGKAGRYLMRHFIHPSDIINLGVDGLREISIKENLKIRDSSIQLLLEFASNSISRPKEELEIDHFLLVHKLDRLELVNQQIDEMEQKIASLFIETEGAVLLTVPGVGLVTGAELYGEMGDISDFDHAGQLIKMAGTNPIVVQSGGRNPTYHCISREGRRTFRNSVYQIGKSLAMHNPKMKKQYQEMRDRGKYARQAYIALGNRMIRLAFAMIRKQTMYQSEEADYTLLAELTKKLKAQHVKRFYTRYFAV; encoded by the coding sequence ATGGTATACACATTATTGAACCATATTCAAGGAAAAAAGGGAAGTCGATGGGCTAAGTTTCTTCAAACAGCTGGCTTGGAAAATATTTTAATAGTAGCGGTAGATGCTGCTAAATATACGCATAAAGCTATGATTTGTACTTTTTATGGGGAGATCCTAAAGAAACCCTTCGAGTTTGATGCTTCTTTAACTGGTCATAATCAACTCATCAGTCAAATTGAAAAGGTAAGTCAAGAGACTGGGAAACAGTCCATAGTTATTGGTATTGAAACGACGGGACACTATTATGAGGACCTAGTTCGTCATTGGCAAGGGAATAGTTACTATGTTCGAATAATAAACGCAGCTACTACATCTGAAGAGAGAAAAGCACTATTAAACCGCTCTAAAACTGACAACCTTGATCTATTAGCTATTACACAATCAGTGATAAACGGTCGTGGAACAAGTAGTGAACTACCTTCAGGATCTGTGCATGAGCTTCAAAAGCTCACAAGAGCTCGACGCACAATCGTCCAGGAAAAGACAGCTCTCCAAAACGAAATAAGAGTTCATATTGATCATATATTTCGAGAATTTCAAGGAATGAGTATATGGAGAGATGGTAAACGAGTTCATGTTCAACCCTTTGAGAAACTTTTTGGGAAGGCTGGCCGCTATTTGATGCGTCATTTTATACACCCTAGCGATATCATTAACCTAGGTGTTGATGGATTAAGAGAGATATCGATTAAAGAAAACCTTAAGATACGCGATTCTTCTATACAATTACTTTTAGAATTCGCAAGTAATTCCATCTCAAGACCAAAGGAAGAGTTAGAAATTGATCACTTTTTACTTGTTCATAAGCTAGATCGGCTGGAACTAGTAAATCAACAGATTGATGAAATGGAACAGAAGATTGCTAGTTTATTCATTGAAACAGAAGGTGCTGTCTTGTTAACTGTACCAGGAGTTGGACTAGTGACTGGTGCGGAATTGTATGGCGAAATGGGTGATATATCGGATTTTGACCATGCAGGACAGTTAATTAAAATGGCAGGCACGAATCCTATTGTAGTGCAATCTGGCGGTCGAAATCCGACTTATCATTGTATCTCTCGAGAAGGAAGGCGTACATTTAGAAATAGTGTGTATCAAATAGGAAAGTCACTTGCCATGCACAATCCAAAGATGAAGAAACAATATCAAGAAATGAGAGATAGAGGCAAATATGCAAGACAAGCGTATATAGCCTTAGGAAATCGCATGATCCGTTTAGCCTTTGCCATGATTCGTAAACAAACAATGTATCAATCAGAAGAAGCAGATTATACTTTACTAGCTGAATTGACCAAGAAACTTAAAGCCCAACATGTTAAACGCTTTTACACAAGATACTTTGCAGTATAG
- a CDS encoding S-layer homology domain-containing protein, which yields MKKPAVLIIALILLFSIFPTTTNATSSLVKKFPYDTNQIIVDDANGYIYVASSGAETEYQFHKQRILFVRMNDLSIERIYEVPVEDIVLFQNKLYFTGVGLGYIDVKTKVLTQIDSEYLTQGLAVDKNKIYYSQPGGSNVHPNSVYEYDIKTKTREEIHLGRFHPFRGRIALELDRLNQVLYVSLTRDSSSEFGAIDLSDKSYLGGSYLSTGYSQPLILSDDDLFYSSSKISKDDLGTVVGVFPDYTPIHVKDNYVFSRTAIYHRNTFEKVANYPFFTNLRDGDVASAVGTDRNNNVYFVTTGMSGIKIQKHNMNLASQPRFYDIEGHWAEREILEMQKLGIVGGKSKFAFSPQDTVTRAEFTAFLLRTLKIEIPSTTIAEFTDVKPGKWYYHTVNTAKNIGLVGGYNDGTFKPDKTISREEMAVLLVRALESQGTDVTPDLSELDKFKDQNQIAPWAKDSVSVTLKLKLMNGTASDSYGAKQIATRAQSVVTLKRLLDK from the coding sequence ATGAAAAAACCGGCGGTTCTTATAATTGCTCTTATATTATTATTCTCAATCTTTCCAACCACGACTAATGCAACTAGCAGTCTAGTGAAGAAATTTCCGTACGATACAAACCAAATAATTGTCGATGACGCAAATGGCTATATTTATGTGGCTTCAAGTGGGGCAGAGACTGAATATCAATTCCATAAGCAGAGAATTCTATTTGTGAGAATGAATGATTTATCTATAGAAAGAATTTACGAGGTACCTGTCGAGGATATCGTCTTGTTCCAAAACAAACTATATTTTACAGGTGTTGGACTAGGGTATATTGATGTAAAAACGAAGGTCTTAACTCAAATTGATAGTGAGTACCTAACGCAAGGGCTTGCTGTTGATAAAAACAAAATCTATTACTCTCAGCCAGGTGGCTCTAATGTGCACCCTAATTCAGTTTATGAGTATGATATTAAAACGAAAACTAGGGAAGAAATTCACCTAGGCCGGTTTCACCCTTTTCGAGGTAGAATTGCCTTGGAACTAGATCGATTAAACCAAGTTCTTTATGTTTCGCTCACTAGAGATAGCTCTAGTGAATTCGGAGCAATTGACCTGTCTGATAAAAGTTACTTAGGTGGAAGCTATCTCTCTACTGGGTATAGTCAACCATTGATTTTGAGTGATGATGACCTTTTCTACTCTTCAAGTAAGATATCCAAAGACGACCTAGGAACAGTAGTTGGAGTGTTTCCAGATTACACTCCTATTCATGTGAAGGACAATTACGTATTTTCTAGAACAGCGATTTATCACCGGAACACCTTTGAAAAAGTTGCAAACTACCCATTCTTTACAAATTTACGAGATGGTGATGTTGCTTCAGCTGTTGGAACTGATAGAAACAATAATGTTTATTTTGTCACGACTGGAATGTCCGGAATTAAAATTCAAAAGCACAACATGAATTTAGCGTCACAGCCGAGATTTTACGATATTGAAGGGCATTGGGCAGAACGAGAAATACTAGAGATGCAAAAGCTAGGCATAGTAGGAGGGAAATCAAAGTTTGCCTTCTCACCGCAAGATACCGTTACACGGGCTGAATTTACAGCATTTCTACTACGGACTTTAAAAATTGAAATCCCATCGACAACTATTGCCGAATTTACTGATGTAAAACCAGGTAAATGGTATTATCATACGGTTAACACGGCAAAAAACATTGGTTTAGTTGGCGGGTACAATGATGGAACATTCAAACCAGACAAAACGATTTCAAGAGAAGAAATGGCGGTCCTTTTAGTAAGGGCCCTAGAAAGTCAAGGCACAGATGTAACACCTGATCTAAGTGAGCTAGATAAGTTTAAAGATCAAAACCAAATCGCCCCATGGGCAAAAGACAGCGTGTCAGTTACCCTAAAGTTAAAGCTAATGAACGGGACCGCTAGTGACAGCTACGGTGCAAAACAAATTGCCACAAGAGCACAAAGTGTTGTCACATTGAAGAGATTGCTAGACAAGTAA